A stretch of the Argentina anserina chromosome 6, drPotAnse1.1, whole genome shotgun sequence genome encodes the following:
- the LOC126798975 gene encoding CASP-like protein 3A1 has product MLGGRKTTSCDVEVAETKAVANGTTTSSTTGPQQPAKSSSSSSAHQLGKADLAHVCLRLLCMASSLTALSFMLTARQASNITIYGFHFPVYSKWSFAQSFEYVVGITAAVTVYSLLQLLMSGTRLLRKYPMIPSRNHAWLSFAGDQVFAYALMSAGSAASGVSNLNRTGIRHTPLPNFCKPLNIFCNHIAISIAFTFLSCLLLATSAVQNVIWLSNN; this is encoded by the exons ATGTTGGGCGGCAGGAAAACGACGTCATGCGACGTGGAGGTGGCGGAGACCAAGGCGGTGGCGAACGGAACCACCACGAGTAGTACTACTGGGCCGCAACAGCCGGCCAAGtcgtcatcttcatcatcagctCATCAACTCGGGAAAGCTGACTTGGCTCACGTGTGCCTGAGGCTGCTCTGCATGGCGTCCTCCCTCACGGCGTTGTCGTTCATGCTCACTGCCCGGCAAGCCAGCAACATCACCATCTATGGTTTCCACTTCCCCGTTTACTCCAAGTGGTCTTTCGCTCAGTCCTTCGA ATATGTGGTTGGTATCACAGCAGCTGTGACAGTTTATTCATTGCTGCAACTACTGATGAGTGGAACTAGGCTGCTGAGAAAGTATCCGATGATTCCCTCGAGGAATCATGCCTGGCTTAGCTTTGCTGGGGATCAG GTATTTGCATATGCGCTGATGAGCGCAGGGTCAGCTGCATCCGGAGTAAGCAACCTGAATCGCACAGGAATCCGGCACACACCTCTCCCGAACTTCTGTAAACCACTAAATATCTTCTGCAACCACATTGCCATCTCCATAGCCTTCACTTTCTTAAGTTGCCTTTTGCTGGCCACATCTGCTGTTCAGAATGTAATCTGGCTCTCCAACAATTGA
- the LOC126798971 gene encoding nuclear pore complex protein NUP35: MSATVNRTPKSSRQTLFYQDLASPISSRRGKISTPGQAAAVSALWRESCSDRSDLPPPPLYTFEDRSDFSPESGIHDYPISPEIKSDPRSPFQSSGYDFSTPVKNKLEASTSYALSSGQHGQQGSAGMNWWGSPSKSGGEQDDKGMSSPVEGVVQPGALITLPPPREVARPEMQRNTMPAANPQEEEWVTVYGFSPADTNLVLRELEKCGVILKHVPGPRDANWMHILYQSSSDAQKALSKNGMQINGALIIGVKPLDPMQRHTLNERLINNQGFMTLPPPSSTRHAELDASGAAPRPYYLQNGNTSAQQSGGTIASPTKSLVSKVMDLMFGV; this comes from the exons ATGAGTGCCACTGTGAACAGAACTCCGAAATCTAGCAGGCAGACATTGTTTTACCAGGATTTAGCTTCACCTATCTCGTCGCGGAGAGGAAAGATTTCAACTCCAGGCCAGGCGGCTGCAGTATCTGCTCTATGGCGTGAGAGTTGTAGTGATCGGTCGGACCTtccccctcctcctctctACACTTTCGAAGACCGTTCAGATTTCTCCCCTGAATCTGGAATTCATGATTATCCGATATCCCCAGAAATCAAATCGGATCCCAGAAGTCCATTCCAAAGTTCTGGATATGATTTTTCTACTCCTGTTAAAAACAAATTGGAGGCCAGCACTTCTTATGCTCTCTCAAGTGGACAGCATGGGCAACAGGGTTCAGCTGGTATGAATTGGTGGGGGTCACCCTCAAAGAGTGGTGGTGAGCAAGAcgacaaaggaatgagttcaCCTGTGGAGGGTGTTGTTCAGCCTGGTGCTCTGATCACTCTCCCACCTCCAAGGGAAGTTGCAAGGCCAGAAATGCAAAGGAATACCATGCCTGCTGCAAATCCCCAAGAGGAAGAATGGGTTACTGTTTATGG ATTTTCTCCAGCTGATACAAATTTAGTTTTACGGGAGTTGGAGAAATGTGGTGTCATTTTGAAACATGTTCCTGGCCCAAGAGATGCCAACTGGATGCACATTCTATACCAG AGTTCCTCTGATGCTCAGAAAGCTCTCAGTAAGAACGGGATGCAAATTAATGGAGCATTGATCATAGGTGTGAAGCCACTGGATCCAATGCAACGCCATACCTTAAATGAACGGCTCATCAACAATCAGGGTTTCATGACCTTGCCCCCGCCATCATCCACGAGACATGCAGAGCTGGATGCTTCAGGAGCGGCCCCTCGCCCTTACTATCTTCAAAATGGTAATACCAGTGCGCAGCAATCTGGAGGCACAATTGCTTCCCCAACGAAGTCTTTGGTTTCCAAGGTCATGGATTTGATGTTCGGAGTCTAG
- the LOC126798972 gene encoding GATA transcription factor 9-like gives MELPEFYVGGYFDGQLSPEKRQLPDQKPDQFTIDDLLDFSNEDALVTDAFFDSTVTAVDSCNSSVSGGEAQFSGNRSFSESQFSGDLCVPYDDLAELEWLSNFVEDSFSADKDLNALQFLSTTTTTTTAATAKPQTPETSSSSAETPQNPPLFHHETPLPGKARSKRSRAAPGDWTTRLLHLITPNTEPTPPKTAAAATTSRKKREGGSSNSGSDSSGRKCLHCASEKTPQWRTGPMGPKTLCNACGVRYKSGRLVPEYRPAASPTFVSARHSNSHRKVLELRRQKEFQRSHQHQFLSPPSIFGVSNGGGEFLIHHRAASDFRQMM, from the exons ATGGAACTGCCGGAATTCTACGTCGGCGGATACTTTGACGGCCAGCTCTCCCCTGAGAAGCGGCAGCTCCCGGACCAGAAGCCCGACCAATTCACCATCGACGACCTCCTCGACTTCTCCAACGAGGACGCTCTCGTCACCGACGCCTTCTTCGACAGCACCGTCACCGCCGTCGACAGCTGCAACTCCTCCGTCTCCGGCGGAGAGGCGCAATTCTCCGGCAACCGCAGCTTCAGCGAGTCTCAATTCTCCGGCGACCTCTGCGTTCCG TACGACGACTTGGCCGAGCTGGAATGGCTATCGAACTTTGTGGAAGACTCATTCTCGGCGGACAAAGACCTCAATGCCCTTCAATTcctctccaccaccaccaccaccacaaccgCCGCCACGGCGAAACCCCAAACACCGGaaacctcctcctcctcggcCGAGACGCCGCAAAACCCGCCGCTATTCCACCACGAGACGCCTCTCCCGGGGAAGGCCCGCAGCAAGCGGTCACGCGCCGCCCCCGGCGACTGGACCACTCGCCTCCTCCACCTCATCACTCCCAACACCGAGCCGACGCCTCCGAagacggcggcggcggcgactACGTCGCGGAAGAAGCGGGAAGGCGGGAGCTCGAACTCCGGCTCGGACTCTTCCGGCCGGAAATGCCTCCACTGCGCGTCGGAGAAGACGCCGCAGTGGCGGACGGGGCCGATGGGCCCGAAGACGCTGTGCAACGCGTGCGGGGTGCGGTACAAGTCGGGGCGGCTGGTGCCGGAGTACCGGCCGGCGGCAAGCCCGACGTTCGTGTCGGCGCGGCATTCGAATTCGCACAGGAAGGTTCTGGAGCTGCGGCGGCAGAAGGAGTTTCAGAGGTCGCATCAGCATCAGTTTCTGAGCCCGCCTTCGATTTTTGGCGTATCCAACGGTGGGGGTGAGTTCTTGATCCACCACCGGGCTGCGAGCGATTTTCGGCAGATGATGTAG